Proteins encoded in a region of the Rickettsia tillamookensis genome:
- the wecB gene encoding non-hydrolyzing UDP-N-acetylglucosamine 2-epimerase encodes MLKVMTIVGTRPELIKLCCVISEFDKYTNHLLVHTGQNYAYELNQVFFDDMGIRKPDYFLEVAADNTAKSIGLIIEKVDEVLEKEKPDAVLFYGDTNSCLSAIAAKRRKIPIFHMEAGNRCFDQRVPEEINRKIIDHISDINITLTEHARRYLIAEGLPPELIFKSGSHMPEVLDRFMPKILKSDILDKLSLKSKQYFLISSHREENVDVKNNLKELLSSLQTLIKEYNFPVIFSTHPRTKKRLEDLEGFKELGDKIRFLPAFGFTDYVKLQMNAFCILSDSGTITEEASILNLPALNIREAHERPEGMDAGTLIMSGFKAERVLQSMKAITEEHENNKRSQDIVADYAKAGVVSKKILRIVLSYVDYVNRTVWFKK; translated from the coding sequence ATGCTTAAGGTAATGACGATTGTCGGTACTCGTCCTGAACTTATTAAATTATGCTGCGTGATTTCCGAGTTTGATAAATATACTAATCACCTCCTAGTTCACACTGGTCAAAATTATGCATATGAATTAAATCAGGTTTTTTTTGATGATATGGGGATTAGAAAACCTGATTATTTCTTAGAAGTAGCAGCAGATAATACGGCAAAATCTATCGGGCTTATTATCGAAAAAGTAGACGAGGTACTTGAGAAAGAAAAACCCGACGCCGTTTTATTTTACGGCGATACTAATTCGTGTTTATCGGCGATTGCTGCTAAACGCCGTAAAATTCCGATTTTTCATATGGAAGCAGGAAATCGTTGTTTTGATCAGCGTGTACCTGAAGAAATAAACCGTAAAATCATTGATCATATTAGCGACATTAACATTACGTTAACCGAGCATGCAAGACGTTATTTAATTGCTGAAGGTTTGCCTCCTGAGCTTATTTTTAAATCAGGCTCGCATATGCCTGAAGTTCTTGACCGTTTTATGCCTAAAATATTAAAGTCGGATATTTTAGATAAATTATCGCTAAAATCAAAGCAGTATTTCTTAATTAGCTCACATCGTGAGGAAAATGTCGACGTCAAAAATAATCTGAAAGAATTATTAAGTAGTTTACAAACGCTTATTAAAGAGTATAATTTTCCGGTAATCTTCTCGACACATCCAAGGACTAAAAAAAGGCTTGAGGATTTAGAGGGGTTTAAGGAGCTTGGTGATAAAATAAGATTTTTACCGGCTTTTGGTTTTACGGATTACGTTAAGCTCCAGATGAATGCATTTTGTATTTTATCCGATAGCGGTACTATTACTGAAGAAGCATCTATACTTAATTTACCTGCTTTAAATATTCGAGAAGCACATGAACGTCCTGAAGGTATGGACGCCGGTACGCTTATTATGTCGGGCTTTAAGGCTGAACGGGTACTACAATCGATGAAAGCTATCACGGAAGAACACGAGAATAACAAACGTTCGCAAGATATTGTAGCCGATTATGCTAAAGCGGGAGTTGTATCAAAGAAAATATTACGTATAGTTTTAAGTTATGTGGATTATGTTAACCGTACGGTGTGGTTTAAAAAGTAA
- a CDS encoding SPL family radical SAM protein: MVKKIVQNTKTLHVRPNGRSADYITPNFIYGCAGGCRNSYCYVMRHNYETLYINENIDQILDVLDKHVASLPTKISNQTDSKYWTYDIGCSTDVSLHWKHTNWLKIFNFFKEHPRAKATFATKYVNPKLLNFNPDGKIRIRFSLMPARISEILEPKTSPIIERIKAVNIFIEAGYEVHLNFSPIIAYEGWLTEYAKLFENLDQYINNQYKPFIKAECIFLTHNDKQHERNIASNRLESEALIWQPNIQENKVSEYGGKAVRYKAGIKSNFIKRWSILHDRLLPWNQIRYIF; the protein is encoded by the coding sequence ATGGTTAAGAAAATAGTACAAAATACGAAAACTTTGCATGTACGTCCTAATGGGAGATCAGCGGATTACATAACCCCTAACTTTATATATGGCTGTGCAGGAGGTTGTAGAAATAGTTATTGTTATGTAATGCGTCACAACTATGAAACATTATATATAAATGAAAATATAGATCAAATACTTGACGTATTAGATAAACATGTAGCAAGTTTACCGACTAAAATTTCCAATCAAACAGATTCTAAATATTGGACATATGATATAGGTTGTTCTACCGATGTAAGTTTGCATTGGAAACACACTAATTGGTTAAAGATATTTAATTTCTTTAAAGAACATCCACGTGCTAAAGCAACTTTTGCTACTAAATATGTTAATCCGAAGCTGCTTAACTTTAATCCTGACGGAAAAATAAGAATTAGATTTAGTTTGATGCCGGCAAGGATAAGTGAGATATTAGAGCCAAAAACGAGTCCAATTATTGAGAGAATAAAAGCGGTGAATATTTTTATTGAAGCAGGTTATGAAGTTCATTTAAATTTTTCTCCTATTATTGCTTATGAAGGCTGGCTTACCGAATATGCAAAGTTATTTGAAAATTTAGATCAATACATAAATAATCAATATAAACCGTTTATAAAAGCGGAATGCATATTTTTAACACATAACGACAAACAGCATGAAAGAAATATTGCCTCAAATAGATTAGAGAGTGAAGCTTTAATTTGGCAACCAAATATACAGGAAAATAAAGTAAGTGAATATGGAGGCAAGGCTGTACGTTATAAAGCCGGTATTAAGAGTAATTTTATCAAACGATGGAGTATATTGCATGACAGGTTACTCCCTTGGAATCAAATCCGATATATCTTCTAA
- a CDS encoding glycosyltransferase family 4 protein produces the protein MPLLKSSKRYNKYTILQVVPALVSGGVERGTIEVAKYLKILGHTPIIISAGGTLVKELDKEDILHIEMNSSSKNPFVILNNAKLIAEIIKKYNVDIVHTRSRAPAWSSYLATKWTNAKFLTTFHGVYNIPNSFKKYYNSIMLKGEKVIAVSNFVKQHLLENYKIDEDKIVVIERGVNCDYFDPANLTPEKLKKCRDKYDAPSNVPIILMPSRMTSWKGHLVLVEALSKLKHRDFYCLMVGDISRHPNFTNRVKELIAALKLQNKIQIFGNDSDIINLYGISDIIVSASIEPEAFGRTIIEGQAMEKLVIATNIGGAVETINNNITGFHVEPNNAEALAEKIDYCFSILGTDTAKKIQEAARHTVINNFSLDLMLRKNLEVYKEILKNSHN, from the coding sequence ATGCCTTTATTAAAGTCAAGTAAACGATACAATAAATATACTATTTTGCAAGTAGTTCCTGCTCTAGTTTCGGGAGGGGTTGAAAGAGGTACTATAGAAGTTGCAAAATATCTTAAAATTCTCGGTCATACTCCTATCATAATTTCAGCAGGCGGTACTCTAGTTAAAGAGTTAGATAAGGAAGATATATTGCATATTGAAATGAATAGTAGCAGTAAAAATCCTTTTGTAATTCTGAATAATGCAAAATTGATAGCAGAAATAATCAAAAAATATAATGTTGATATAGTTCATACAAGATCAAGGGCACCGGCATGGAGTTCATATCTAGCCACAAAATGGACGAATGCTAAATTTCTGACTACTTTTCATGGGGTTTATAATATTCCAAATAGTTTTAAAAAATATTATAATAGCATAATGCTAAAAGGCGAGAAAGTTATTGCTGTATCCAATTTTGTAAAACAACATTTGCTTGAAAACTATAAAATTGATGAAGATAAAATAGTAGTAATTGAACGTGGAGTAAATTGTGATTATTTTGATCCGGCAAATTTAACACCCGAAAAACTTAAAAAATGTCGTGATAAATATGATGCACCGAGCAACGTGCCGATAATATTAATGCCTTCTAGAATGACAAGTTGGAAAGGGCATCTTGTTCTAGTAGAAGCATTAAGTAAGTTAAAACATAGAGATTTTTATTGTTTAATGGTTGGTGATATATCTAGACATCCCAATTTTACTAATAGAGTCAAAGAGCTTATAGCTGCTCTAAAACTTCAAAATAAAATTCAAATTTTTGGTAATGATTCGGATATAATAAACCTATACGGGATTTCCGATATTATCGTTTCTGCCTCAATCGAGCCTGAAGCTTTCGGACGTACTATTATAGAAGGGCAGGCGATGGAGAAGCTTGTTATTGCAACTAATATCGGCGGGGCAGTAGAAACGATAAATAATAATATAACCGGTTTCCACGTAGAACCAAATAATGCCGAAGCGTTAGCAGAGAAAATCGATTATTGTTTCTCGATTTTAGGCACTGATACTGCTAAGAAAATCCAAGAAGCAGCAAGACATACGGTAATTAATAATTTCTCTCTTGATCTGATGCTTAGAAAAAATCTTGAAGTCTATAAAGAAATCTTAAAAAACTCCCATAATTAA
- a CDS encoding DUF2608 domain-containing protein, giving the protein MYSKINKVHDFKEVIEAVEQANNTSLVLFDVDDVIVMDTDESRLTHDYRKELMKSIEKRLTRKECELLLSVILKGKKSRFVNSDILKIFTLLKEKNIPAMGLTKLPTGKFGVIEDMIEWRVRELTELKVNFQEFSPLEDEITIEDFNIGYGKPTLKDGIIYTAEYDKGSVLEYVLRKTDYYPQSIIFIDDIEENLLSLQETCKKLKINYQGFEFMGSAIVPEPDLDEQLEKIRFEILEKEYKWLTDEELKKHTLS; this is encoded by the coding sequence ATGTATAGCAAAATAAATAAAGTTCATGATTTTAAAGAAGTTATAGAAGCAGTAGAACAAGCTAATAATACTAGTTTGGTACTTTTTGACGTTGATGACGTAATTGTGATGGATACTGATGAGTCTAGGTTAACACATGATTATAGAAAAGAATTAATGAAGAGCATTGAAAAAAGACTTACTAGAAAAGAATGTGAATTATTACTTAGCGTTATTCTTAAAGGAAAAAAATCTAGGTTCGTTAATTCAGATATTTTAAAAATATTTACTCTACTTAAAGAAAAAAATATTCCGGCAATGGGGCTTACTAAACTTCCTACCGGTAAATTCGGCGTAATTGAAGATATGATCGAATGGAGAGTTCGTGAACTCACTGAATTAAAGGTAAATTTTCAAGAATTTTCACCTTTAGAAGATGAAATAACAATCGAGGATTTTAATATCGGTTACGGTAAACCTACATTAAAAGATGGCATAATTTATACTGCGGAATATGATAAAGGAAGCGTACTTGAATATGTATTACGCAAAACAGATTATTATCCGCAATCAATAATATTTATTGATGATATAGAAGAAAATTTACTATCATTACAAGAGACTTGTAAGAAACTAAAAATTAACTATCAAGGATTTGAATTTATGGGTTCTGCTATCGTTCCTGAACCTGATCTTGATGAACAATTAGAAAAAATCAGATTTGAAATTCTAGAAAAAGAATATAAATGGTTAACGGATGAGGAACTTAAAAAGCATACTTTGTCATAA
- a CDS encoding alpha/beta hydrolase translates to MHKLYNKTQDKFIVYDNYRIINTNIPSVIFLHGLMSSMQSTKAIYLIDYCKKNNYNFIVFDNFGHGNASGQFEEQTISDWLEGVSLILDKLIDKEAILVGSSMGGWLALLAALRFPDRIKGLVCVAPAPDFTEDIWQNISLDDQSKMQKEGVLEVGSKNCDHKYPISYKLIEDAKKHLLLTKKQIDINIPVHLIHGMLDEDVPYNVSVKLLEKITSKQIVMKLIKDGHHNLSREEDLKVMTNSLEEVISNIK, encoded by the coding sequence ATGCACAAGCTTTATAATAAAACACAAGACAAATTTATTGTCTATGATAATTATAGAATAATTAATACAAATATTCCATCTGTAATTTTTTTACACGGCTTGATGTCTAGTATGCAATCAACCAAGGCTATCTATTTAATAGATTATTGTAAAAAAAACAATTATAATTTTATTGTTTTTGATAATTTCGGCCATGGAAACGCATCGGGACAATTTGAGGAACAAACAATTAGTGATTGGTTAGAAGGAGTATCACTAATTTTAGACAAATTAATTGATAAGGAGGCGATATTAGTAGGTTCGAGCATGGGAGGATGGCTTGCACTTCTTGCGGCTTTAAGATTTCCTGATAGAATAAAAGGACTTGTGTGTGTAGCCCCTGCTCCGGATTTTACCGAAGATATTTGGCAAAATATATCGCTAGATGATCAAAGTAAGATGCAAAAAGAGGGAGTATTAGAGGTAGGTAGTAAGAATTGCGATCATAAATATCCTATAAGCTATAAACTGATAGAAGATGCAAAAAAACATTTATTATTGACAAAGAAACAGATTGATATAAATATACCGGTACATCTAATTCATGGAATGTTAGATGAAGACGTGCCTTATAATGTTTCAGTAAAATTATTAGAAAAAATAACAAGTAAACAAATAGTAATGAAGCTAATTAAAGACGGCCACCATAATTTATCTAGAGAAGAAGACTTAAAGGTAATGACAAATTCCTTAGAAGAAGTGATAAGTAATATTAAATAA
- the cyoE gene encoding heme o synthase, whose translation MSSLVRSINLDKINYSQSTVKDYILLMKPRVMSLVIFTGFVGMWLAPYSVHPFIAGIAVVCIALGAGSAGAINMWYDRDIDSLMKRTQKRPIVRGAIEPDEALSFGLITGFFAVFFMALCVNLLASFLLLFTIFYYICIYTIWLKRRSIQNIVIGGVSGALPPVIGYAAVSNTISLESITLFLIIFIWTPPHSWALALFCNDDYKNCKVPMMPAVKGNLYTKKQILIYSILLFIVSLMPFFIGMNNFIYLIISGILGLIFLYYSGSLFYDTPDNKQAKRFFAYSIFYLFFIFLLLYSTNTISPIS comes from the coding sequence ATGAGTTCTTTAGTAAGGTCAATCAATTTAGATAAAATCAATTATTCACAGAGTACAGTTAAAGACTATATATTATTAATGAAACCGCGTGTGATGTCGCTTGTGATTTTTACGGGTTTTGTAGGTATGTGGCTTGCTCCTTATTCCGTGCATCCTTTTATTGCTGGTATTGCTGTTGTTTGCATAGCTCTTGGTGCAGGTAGTGCAGGAGCAATTAATATGTGGTACGATAGAGATATCGATAGCTTAATGAAACGTACTCAAAAAAGACCTATCGTCAGAGGTGCTATAGAACCTGATGAGGCTTTATCTTTTGGTTTGATAACGGGATTTTTTGCAGTATTTTTTATGGCTTTATGTGTTAATCTACTTGCCTCCTTTTTACTGCTATTCACTATTTTTTATTATATCTGTATTTATACTATTTGGTTAAAGCGTCGTTCTATACAAAATATTGTTATTGGCGGAGTATCGGGAGCATTACCTCCTGTGATAGGTTATGCAGCAGTAAGCAATACTATATCTCTAGAGTCGATTACATTATTTTTGATTATTTTTATTTGGACGCCGCCGCATTCATGGGCTCTTGCTTTATTCTGTAACGATGACTATAAAAACTGTAAAGTACCAATGATGCCTGCAGTAAAAGGGAATTTATATACTAAGAAACAAATTCTAATTTATAGCATTCTACTATTTATTGTTTCGTTAATGCCTTTTTTTATTGGAATGAATAATTTTATATATTTAATAATTTCCGGTATTCTTGGTTTAATATTTCTATATTATTCCGGTTCTTTATTCTATGACACCCCTGATAACAAACAGGCTAAACGATTTTTTGCCTATTCGATATTTTACTTGTTTTTTATATTTTTACTTTTGTACTCAACTAACACTATATCCCCTATTAGCTGA
- a CDS encoding glycosyltransferase family 2 protein: protein MTTKKDKPLNIYHPLVSIIIPVYNGANYMCEAIDSALAQTYKNIEIIVVNDGSKDNGETENVALSYGDKIRYFHKENGGCGSALNYGIKNMKGEYFSWLSHDDIYYSNKIEKQVNILSELDNKNTIIYGGYELIDEKGNSLRYIKPDNVLPINKLNISLLPLLRGLIHGCSLLIPAKYFHEVGIFNEALPTTQDYDLWFKIFRVASIYFDESILIKSRFHSEQGSKKISNHNEECNVLWSSFLRELTEEEMIKMEGSSYLFLTRTANFLSNNTPYKKACDLANTMVKQVLNDTKVSVIIPVYNRINWAIEAIESVLIQTHKNFEILIIDDGSTDDTSELTSICKKDKRIKYFYKKNEGPAAARNLGIKNAIGKYIAFLDSDDLFYRDKIETQLKFMEENNFIFSHTSYQKINEKGKYIESVHSGFFSGNVFPQVIQTCPIAMPTVMGTLTLFQENLFPENIRSGEDCCLWISIASKNLIGGIDKELSKVRISGGTNTFMDPNKYSVGLINITSYVLNDSYLSKFSPFTINLLLAAVTQLRLLENKNEDYKKSNISFFKNNYVIQKIRTYCFVTKILILLTITSLRHNGIRATISKIRRWLRKHI from the coding sequence ATGACAACTAAAAAAGATAAACCTCTAAATATTTATCATCCTTTAGTTTCCATTATTATACCTGTCTATAATGGGGCTAATTATATGTGTGAAGCTATAGATAGTGCTTTAGCTCAGACTTACAAAAATATCGAAATTATTGTTGTTAATGACGGTTCCAAAGATAATGGAGAGACAGAAAATGTAGCATTATCATATGGTGATAAAATACGCTATTTTCATAAAGAAAACGGAGGTTGTGGTTCGGCTTTAAATTACGGTATAAAAAACATGAAAGGGGAGTATTTTTCATGGCTTAGCCATGATGATATATATTACTCTAATAAAATCGAGAAGCAAGTTAACATATTAAGTGAGTTAGATAATAAAAATACTATCATTTATGGCGGTTATGAATTAATTGATGAAAAAGGAAACTCTCTACGTTATATTAAACCGGATAATGTGCTACCTATAAATAAACTTAATATTTCTTTATTACCTTTATTACGAGGATTAATACATGGTTGTTCGCTATTAATTCCTGCTAAATATTTTCATGAAGTCGGTATATTTAATGAAGCTTTACCGACAACACAAGATTATGATTTATGGTTTAAAATTTTCCGTGTTGCTTCTATTTATTTTGATGAGTCTATCCTAATTAAATCTCGTTTTCATTCAGAGCAAGGTAGTAAAAAAATATCAAATCATAACGAAGAGTGTAATGTATTATGGTCATCGTTTCTTCGTGAGTTAACAGAAGAAGAAATGATCAAAATGGAAGGTTCCTCTTATTTATTTTTAACTCGTACAGCTAATTTTTTATCAAATAATACTCCTTATAAAAAAGCCTGTGATTTAGCAAATACTATGGTAAAGCAAGTATTAAATGATACTAAAGTTAGTGTTATTATACCGGTATATAATAGAATAAATTGGGCAATTGAAGCTATAGAAAGTGTACTTATTCAAACACACAAAAATTTTGAGATACTTATAATAGATGATGGATCGACTGATGATACATCAGAATTAACTTCAATATGCAAAAAAGATAAAAGAATAAAATATTTTTATAAAAAAAATGAAGGACCTGCTGCTGCACGTAACTTAGGTATTAAAAATGCTATAGGAAAATATATTGCTTTCCTTGATTCGGACGATTTATTTTATAGGGATAAAATAGAAACCCAATTAAAATTTATGGAAGAAAATAATTTTATATTTTCTCATACTTCATATCAAAAAATAAATGAAAAAGGAAAATATATAGAATCTGTTCATTCCGGGTTTTTTAGTGGAAATGTTTTTCCTCAAGTCATACAAACTTGTCCAATAGCAATGCCGACAGTTATGGGAACTTTGACATTATTCCAAGAAAATTTATTTCCTGAAAATATAAGAAGTGGTGAAGATTGTTGTTTATGGATATCTATTGCTAGTAAAAACTTAATAGGCGGTATAGACAAAGAATTGTCTAAAGTACGAATTAGCGGTGGTACTAATACATTTATGGACCCAAATAAATATTCAGTAGGTTTAATAAATATTACTTCTTATGTTCTTAATGATTCTTATTTAAGTAAATTTAGTCCGTTTACTATTAATTTGTTATTAGCAGCTGTTACACAATTAAGATTACTAGAAAATAAAAATGAAGACTATAAAAAAAGTAATATTTCTTTTTTCAAAAATAACTATGTAATTCAAAAAATACGAACCTATTGCTTTGTGACAAAAATTTTGATTTTATTAACTATTACTTCTTTAAGGCACAATGGAATACGTGCAACTATATCCAAAATACGTAGATGGCTTAGAAAGCATATATAA
- the rpsD gene encoding 30S ribosomal protein S4: MTKIVRSKYKASRRLGVSLWGDSKDAFNTRNYRPGQHGQNTMIKTSDYGLHLKAKQRLKCHYGRVTEKQFRNIFALAQKMKGNTGENFIGLLESRLDTVVYRMNIAPTIFAARQLVSHGHIKLNGKKADIASIRLKEGDVIEVKESVKQIPLIQESVSKQGQTTPGYLSFDVPSLTGKYLRIPALSDVPYPFEAEVHLVIELYSR; this comes from the coding sequence GTGACAAAAATTGTTCGTTCTAAATATAAAGCTAGTAGAAGACTTGGAGTAAGTCTATGGGGTGATAGCAAGGATGCTTTCAATACACGAAATTATCGTCCCGGACAGCATGGACAAAATACCATGATTAAAACTTCAGATTATGGTTTGCATTTAAAGGCTAAGCAAAGATTAAAATGCCACTACGGTCGCGTCACTGAAAAACAATTTAGAAATATTTTTGCACTTGCTCAAAAAATGAAAGGTAATACCGGTGAAAACTTCATTGGGTTACTTGAAAGCAGACTTGATACAGTTGTTTATAGAATGAATATAGCTCCAACTATTTTTGCTGCAAGACAGTTAGTTTCACACGGACATATTAAATTAAACGGTAAGAAAGCCGATATAGCAAGCATACGATTAAAGGAAGGTGATGTTATAGAAGTTAAAGAATCCGTAAAACAAATACCGCTTATCCAAGAATCTGTTTCAAAACAAGGTCAAACAACACCAGGCTATTTATCATTTGATGTACCTTCATTAACCGGTAAATATTTAAGAATTCCTGCTCTTTCTGATGTTCCATATCCTTTTGAAGCAGAAGTTCATTTAGTAATCGAGCTATATTCTCGTTAA
- a CDS encoding ATP-binding cassette domain-containing protein, translated as MVFSFLFRKNPVIKSFSNLGYDIDDIISTISSNKVNFNKNNAASTFSKKLAYGTHLIISGITGFIVNGTKGSSIFVSATLADEILITEGYFQKHYLTSATFKGSLIYPITTNLITTFPNYSVPIYLTSTAAILSLTYYGTDFLNYQENLKEIQTNLTPNIRVIDPNILSNNFKNNSKNEIKDVTQGFYHISNNPIIRNMVITNVLDLIEACINSSFINYTGNDGNTLIALTLLIQDPNAAIGPLISQGAKISILWCGKNIISTLFQSYKTSLTQNTQDLIEQKALELLLNEEYKSKILRLKDIEAITNNLFNDLHNTFTIGILQLGNLTTQKIIQLIALQDIMNLVPGAIIFNEFENIKQGFLNILYQLDISYRKEAEKINENKASIVRNISSNTSNILLTDSAQFVQNQYAKQLKAKKEISKKMLFLDSTKNTVTTILDISDKFIKSLYYIYKVKNGEITLEQALLLNPWLETIKPFLTSSSLKIIFSGAVISQARITKLIEAISSEDKKGITWTTNDTNDELVISDYNLIIEERTILSFEKLVLKLGAHYLLSASSGKGKTTFLKSLVNCIADPCHSVGEISIPTHYQNPKIIFIDQNSYIPAQSTLFEVITSGLDESTIKSNKQSLEEKINTLFIKLDLATLITHLSDKNYDVINAPSGGQKKKIGIIKAIISNPKILILDEVFANLDKISIENAQQALKEFLPETLMLVVHHDGKSHDYNNFYDQCINFEDLYAEIKLLGE; from the coding sequence ATGGTATTCTCTTTTTTATTTCGTAAAAATCCGGTAATAAAATCTTTTTCTAACTTAGGCTATGATATAGATGATATAATATCTACAATCTCATCTAATAAGGTAAATTTTAATAAAAATAATGCTGCTTCTACCTTTTCCAAGAAGTTAGCATATGGAACGCATTTAATAATTAGTGGTATAACTGGTTTTATTGTAAATGGGACAAAAGGAAGCAGTATTTTTGTTTCGGCAACTCTTGCTGATGAAATCTTAATAACCGAAGGGTATTTTCAGAAACATTATCTTACTTCTGCCACATTTAAAGGAAGTTTAATCTACCCTATCACTACAAATCTCATCACAACTTTTCCTAATTATTCGGTACCAATTTATTTAACTTCTACAGCTGCAATATTGAGCTTAACATATTATGGGACTGATTTCTTAAATTATCAGGAAAATTTAAAAGAAATTCAGACAAACTTAACCCCTAATATTAGGGTAATTGATCCTAATATACTTTCTAACAATTTTAAAAATAATTCAAAAAATGAAATTAAAGATGTAACTCAAGGATTTTATCACATTTCTAATAATCCAATTATTAGAAATATGGTTATAACAAATGTTTTAGATTTAATTGAAGCATGTATAAATAGTAGTTTTATTAACTACACCGGAAATGATGGCAATACATTAATTGCATTGACCTTACTCATACAGGACCCTAATGCTGCTATAGGACCTCTTATTTCTCAAGGAGCAAAAATCAGTATTTTATGGTGCGGAAAAAATATAATAAGCACTCTATTCCAATCATATAAAACTTCTTTAACACAAAATACTCAAGATTTAATCGAACAAAAAGCTTTAGAACTGTTACTAAACGAGGAATATAAAAGTAAAATCTTAAGGCTAAAGGATATAGAAGCTATTACTAATAATTTATTTAATGATCTTCATAATACTTTCACTATTGGAATTTTACAATTAGGGAATTTAACCACTCAAAAAATTATACAGCTTATTGCATTGCAAGATATAATGAATTTAGTTCCAGGAGCTATTATATTTAATGAGTTTGAAAATATTAAGCAAGGATTTTTAAATATATTATATCAACTAGATATTTCTTACCGGAAAGAAGCAGAGAAAATTAATGAAAATAAAGCTTCTATAGTAAGAAATATATCCTCTAATACTTCAAATATCTTGTTAACTGATTCTGCTCAATTTGTACAAAACCAATACGCCAAACAACTTAAAGCTAAAAAAGAAATATCAAAGAAAATGCTGTTTTTAGATAGCACAAAAAATACTGTGACCACTATACTAGATATCTCAGATAAATTCATAAAATCACTTTACTATATTTATAAAGTAAAAAATGGAGAGATTACGCTTGAGCAAGCTCTACTACTTAATCCTTGGCTTGAAACTATAAAACCATTTTTAACAAGTTCCTCATTAAAAATAATCTTTAGTGGAGCAGTTATATCACAAGCAAGAATTACGAAATTAATAGAAGCAATTTCTTCCGAGGATAAAAAAGGAATAACATGGACTACTAATGATACAAATGATGAACTTGTAATTTCTGATTATAACCTAATTATAGAAGAAAGAACTATTTTGAGTTTTGAAAAATTAGTATTAAAACTAGGAGCACATTATCTTCTTTCAGCTTCCTCAGGAAAAGGCAAAACTACTTTTTTAAAGAGTTTAGTAAATTGTATTGCTGACCCATGCCATAGCGTTGGCGAAATTTCCATACCTACCCATTATCAAAATCCAAAAATAATATTTATTGATCAGAATAGTTACATACCGGCTCAATCTACTTTATTTGAAGTAATAACCTCCGGTCTTGATGAATCAACCATTAAAAGTAATAAACAATCATTAGAAGAAAAAATTAACACATTATTTATAAAATTAGATCTAGCTACATTAATTACGCACTTAAGTGATAAAAATTATGATGTAATAAATGCACCAAGTGGCGGTCAAAAGAAAAAAATTGGAATCATTAAAGCTATAATTTCAAACCCTAAAATATTAATTTTAGACGAGGTATTTGCCAATCTTGATAAAATATCTATAGAAAATGCACAACAAGCTTTAAAAGAATTTTTACCGGAAACTTTAATGCTTGTAGTACATCATGACGGTAAATCTCATGACTATAATAATTTTTATGACCAGTGTATAAATTTTGAAGATTTGTATGCTGAAATAAAATTATTAGGAGAATAG